The following are encoded together in the Coffea arabica cultivar ET-39 chromosome 1c, Coffea Arabica ET-39 HiFi, whole genome shotgun sequence genome:
- the LOC113731083 gene encoding cation/H(+) antiporter 24-like produces MVKSVLETPMPLPKEAQPICRHIRGSHSFGVFYGENPLQYSVPIMLLEVSMLMVITRILRFILKPLRQPRVVSEILAGIIMGPSVLSRSKKFRSYFFPDNADFVLKNIGVLGFMYFLFISGVKTDLTVVKKAGRKHWCIALVSTLVPMICTLAVAIPLRKSMEKELAKPSSILGTSTLFALSTLPVLQLIIKELNLLSSEIGRLALLIAVISDIIGINCVIAFEAAKQEEGSSMAGLWYFISLIVFMISIFGGLRQAMLWIVKTTPEGKQVDQIYVIAILLGVVVAGFLTDMFGIAIANGPLWLGLAVPDGPPLGAVLVDKSETIVMDLLLPFSYTFVGMLTDVSSMSGNWSILQPIFLVAFIGCIAKVISTWLASRFCGMSLKESLAFSLLLNARGQVELLLFIHWMDFKMITIPYFTMLVLFTTAVTAVVIPLFSILYDPTRPYMVNKRRNIQHNPPNTELRIVALIHSEENVAGIINLLEVSNPTCNSPFSVFAVHLVELIARAVPIFIDHEKEGLDSEHTNLSSVHRALKHFEEVKREQIKLHCYTSITAKRSMYQDICGLALEKKASLIILPYHGEQLDNNLETEGVPSINCDVLAHAPCSVGIFVHRGSSNMHLLGTPSITSVYHFAVLFLGGADAREALVYADRMAGNLNVLVTVIRFLSNDSLGDNRMEKKLDDGLVTWFWVKHEGNNHVIYREVVVRNGEETLAAIRGMSSNNYDLWIVGRMHGINPVIIQGLADWSEHTELGLIGDYLFCSDLGSRASILVVQQQILRG; encoded by the exons ATGGTGAAAAGCGTTCTCGAGACCCCTATGCCGCTGCCCAAAGAAGCCCAACCAATATGTCGCCATATACGCGGGAGCCATTCCTTTGGGGTTTTCTATGGAGAGAATCCCTTGCAATACTCCGTCCCTATCATGTTACTGGAGGTTTCTATGTTGATGGTGATTACTCGAATTTTACGATTTATCCTCAAGCCGCTTCGACAACCTAGAGTCGTCTCTGAGATCCTT GCCGGTATAATAATGGGGCCGTCTGTTTTAAGCAGAAGTAAGAAGTTCCGTTCATATTTCTTCCCGGATAACGCCGACTTTGTGCTGAAAAATATTGGAGTCCTGGGTTTCATGTATTTCCTTTTTATATCTGGAGTGAAAACGGATCTCACGGTGGTCAAAAAGGCAGGAAGGAAACATTGGTGCATAGCGCTAGTTAGTACCTTGGTTCCAATGATATGTACGCTAGCAGTGGCAATTCCGCTTCGGAAGTCCATGGAGAAAGAACTTGCTAAACCTTCATCCATTTTGGGAACTTCCACCTTATTTGCTCTGTCAACGTTGCCTGTTCTTCAGCTTATAATCAAAGAGTTAAACCTTTTGAGCTCTGAAATTGGACGCTTGGCCTTGTTAATAGCAGTGATCAGTGACATCATAGGAATTAATTGCGTCATTGCATTTGAGGCAGCcaaacaagaagaaggaagcaGTATGGCTGGCTTGTGGTATTTTATTTccttgattgtttttatgatttCAATATTTGGTGGCCTTCGCCAAGCTATGCTTTGGATTGTCAAGACCACGCCCGAGGGGAAACAGGTGGACCAAATCTATGTCATTGCCATATTGCTCGGTGTCGTGGTTGCGGGTTTTCTTACAGATATGTTTGGCATAGCCATCGCTAATGGACCGCTATGGCTGGGATTGGCTGTCCCAGATGGCCCTCCATTGGGAGCAGTCCTCGTGGATAAGAGCGAGACGATTGTCATGGACCTTCTCCTCCCATTTTCGTACACATTTGTTGGTATGCTCACCGATGTGTCTTCAATGAGCGGTAACTGGTCGATTCTGCAGCCAATTTTTCTCGTGGCTTTTATAGGGTGCATAGCCAAAGTGATTTCAACTTGGCTGGCCTCTCGCTTCTGTGGTATGTCACTTAAGGAGAGCCTCGCATTTAGCCTACTGCTGAATGCAAGAGGTCAGGTGGAACTATTGTTGTTCATCCACTGGATGGATTTTAAG ATGATAACAATCCCGTATTTTACAATGCTGGTGCTGTTTACAACTGCAGTGACGGCTGTGGTAATTCCCCTATTCAGCATACTATATGATCCCACAAGGCCTTATATGGTTAACAAGCGACGAAATATTCAACATAACCCTCCAAACACGGAACTGCGAATTGTAGCTCTCATTCACAGTGAAGAAAATGTTGCTGGAATCATAAATCTGCTAGAAGTATCAAATCCAACTTGTAACAGCCCCTTCTCAGTCTTTGCTGTACACCTTGTCGAGCTCATTGCCCGTGCTGTTCCTATTTTTATAGACCACGAGAAAGAGGGGCTGGACTCCGAGCACACCAACCTAAGTTCAGTTCACAGGGCCCTAAAACATTTTGAGGAAGTCAAAAGGGAACAGATAAAGTTACATTGCTATACATCAATTACCGCCAAGAGAAGCATGTACCAGGACATTTGTGGACTTGCTCTTGAGAAGAAAGCTTCTCTTATTATCTTGCCTTATCACGGAGAGCAATTGGATAACAACCTCGAAACAGAAGGGGTTCCATCAATCAACTGCGATGTATTAGCGCACGCTCCTTGCTCGGTAGGAATTTTTGTGCACAGGGGCTCTTCCAATATGCATCTTCTGGGTACTCCCTCGATAACTTCTGTATACCACTTTGCTGTTCTCTTCTTGGGTGGAGCAGATGCTAGGGAAGCACTTGTTTATGCTGATAGGATGGCTGGGAATCTTAATGTGTTAGTTACCGTTATTCGATTTCTCTCAAATGATAGCCTGGGGGATAATAGGATGGAAAAGAAACTTGACGATGGACTTGTAACATGGTTTTGGGTGAAGCATGAGGGGAATAATCATGTTATTTACCGGGAGGTAGTAGTTAGAAATGGTGAAGAAACTCTTGCTGCAATTAGGGGAATGAGCAGCAATAATTACGATCTCTGGATTGTGGGGAGGATGCATGGGATAAATCCAGTAATAATACAAGGTTTAGCAGACTGGAGTGAGCACACTGAACTAGGATTAATAGGAGATTATCTTTTCTGTTCAGATTTAGGTAGCAGAGCTTCCATCCTAGTGGTGCAACAACAGATTTTGAGAGGGTAG
- the LOC113729118 gene encoding laccase-3-like, with protein sequence MIPQSTTAILSLSVTFIFAAWLADSETHYHEFVVQSTPIKRLCTSRSILTVNGQFPGPTIEVRDGDSLVIKVINRALYNVTIHWHGIRQRGTQWADGPEYVTQCPIQPGAAYTYRFSIQNQDGTLWWHAHSRWIRATIYGALVIYPKLGVPYPFQNHPDKDFPVILGEWWDTDILGIMRQALFSGAAPNVSDAYTINGQPGDFYRCSSLDTATFYVDAGDTVLLRIINAALNQQLFFTVANHMLTVVGADAAYNKPFTTRVIMVGPGQTTNVLLTADQPPARYYMATRAYATAQGAPFDNTTATAILEYNSIPCHSRKGSSYTPILPRLPPYNDTATVASFTSQFRSLSSSDAQIPTDIDENLFITVGLGFYNCIPSPTCQGPNATRFASSMNNVSFVLPRRASLLQAYYQSIPGVYTTDFPPVPPIQFDYTGNVPRALWQPVRGTKLYKLKYGSKVQVVFQDTGIFSTEDHPIHLHGHQFYVVGQGFGNFNPSRDSTNFNLNDPPERNTIGVPVGGWAAIRFVADNPGVWLMHCHIDAHLTWGLAMAFLVDNGPGLLQSVDRPPLDLPQC encoded by the exons ATGATACCACAATCCACAACTGCCATACTAAGTCTCTCTGTCACCTTCATCTTTGCAGCATGGCTTGCAGACTCGGAGACTCATTATCACGAGTTCGTG GTTCAATCGACACCGATAAAGAGGCTTTGTACAAGTCGCAGCATACTAACGGTGAACGGCCAATTCCCGGGGCCAACCATTGAAGTCAGAGACGGAGATTCCCTGGTTATCAAAGTCATCAACAGGGCTCTCTACAACGTCACAATCCATTG GCATGGAATCCGACAGAGAGGAACGCAGTGGGCAGATGGGCCGGAATATGTGACCCAATGTCCAATTCAACCGGGGGCTGCCTACACCTACCGCTTCTCCATTCAGAATCAGGACGGCACCCTCTGGTGGCATGCTCATAGCCGATGGATCAGGGCTACTATCTACGGGGCACTCGTCATCTATCCCAAATTGGGTGTCCCCTACCCTTTTCAAAACCACCCCGATAAAGACTTCCCTGTAATCCTGG GAGAATGGTGGGACACCGACATTCTTGGCATCATGCGACAGGCTTTGTTTAGCGGTGCTGCTCCAAATGTGTCTGATGCATATACCATCAATGGCCAACCTGGTGATTTCTACAGATGCTCTAGCCTAG ATACGGCAACATTTTACGTGGACGCGGGCGACACAGTTCTGTTGAGAATCATCAATGCTGCACTGAATCAGCAACTTTTCTTTACCGTGGCTAACCACATGCTCACTGTTGTTGGAGCTGACGCTGCTTATAACAAGCCTTTCACCACCAGAGTGATCATGGTTGGACCAGGTCAGACAACTAATGTACTCCTTACTGCTGATCAGCCTCCGGCCCGTTATTACATGGCGACGAGGGCCTACGCTACTGCCCAAGGTGCACCATTTGACAACACAACCGCCACGGCAATCTTAGAGTACAACTCTATTCCCTGTCATTCCAGAAAGGGATCCTCATATACACCAATCTTGCCACGTTTACCACCTTACAATGACACAGCAACAGTTGCTTCCTTCACTAGCCAATTCAGGAGCCTTTCTTCCTCCGATGCCCAAATTCCCACTGATATTGATGAGAACCTGTTCATTACAGTGGGATTAGGATTCTATAACTGCATTCCCAGCCCTACTTGTCAGGGACCTAATGCTACTCGTTTTGCTTCAAGCATGAACAATGTCTCATTTGTTCTGCCCAGACGGGCATCTTTATTGCAAGCCTACTACCAAAGCATTCCAGGCGTCTATACCACAGACTTTCCTCCTGTTCCTCCTATTCAGTTTGACTATACAGGAAATGTGCCTCGTGCATTGTGGCAGCCCGTTAGAGGGACTAAGCTGTACAAGCTGAAGTATGGTTCTAAGGTCCAAGTTGTGTTCCAAGATACGGGTATATTCTCAACTGAGGATCATCCGATCCATCTTCACGGGCACCAGTTTTATGTAGTTGGACAGGGTTTTGGAAACTTCAATCCAAGTAGAGATTCTACCAATTTCAACCTAAATGATCCGCCAGAAAGGAATACCATCGGTGTGCCGGTTGGTGGGTGGGCAGCTATCCGTTTTGTGGCTGACAATCCAG GAGTTTGGTTGATGCATTGTCACATAGATGCCCATCTCACCTGGGGCTTGGCTATGGCTTTCTTGGTTGATAATGGCCCTGGATTGCTGCAGTCAGTGGATAGACCTCCATTAGACCTGCCTCAATGCTAA
- the LOC113731097 gene encoding laccase-3-like, producing MEALSPLSTTSVVKPWSSGFLLGFLAILAAVASHPNGEIHYHEFVVQAKSVTRLCSTHSIITVNGQFPGPTLAVRNGDTLVIRVLNRAPYNVTLHWHGVRQMRTPWADGPEYVTQCPIQPGGTYTYRFTIENQEGTLWWHAHSRWLRATVYGALVIFPKQGFAYPFAKPKLDVPIILGEWWKRDIISVMRQALFTGAAPNVSDAYTINGQPGDLYRCSNRGTFKVYVNSGDTVLLRVINAALNQQLFFTIANHQLTVVGADASYLKPFSTRVIMLGPGQTTDVLLNANQRAGRYYMAARAYATAQGAPFDNTTTTAILEYRNSRTGSFSRPILPQLPAFNDTATTTAFTSQLRSIPSNYKVPTQIDDSLFFTVGLGFVNCNPGPRCQGPNNTRFAASMNNVSFVLPNRTSLLQAYYQNIPGIYTLDFPPVPPVQFNYTGTVPRSQWQPVFGTKLYKLKFGANVQIVLQDTGIFSTEDHPIHLHGYHFFVVGQGFGNFNPQTDTGNFNLVDPPSRNTIDVPVGGWAVIRFVADNPGVWLFHCHIDSHLTWGLAMSFIVENGRGELQTVEPPPADLPRC from the exons ATGGAGGCTCTTAGCCCCCTCAGTACTACTAGTGTTGTAAAGCCATGGTCGAGTGGTTTTCTCCTGGGCTTTTTAGCCATTCTTGCTGCCGTAGCTTCTCATCCGAACGGAGAGATTCACTACCATGAATTTGTT GTACAAGCTAAGTCGGTGACCAGGCTGTGCAGTACTCACAGCATAATTACAGTTAATGGGCAGTTTCCAGGGCCAACTCTAGCTGTACGAAATGGCGATACACTGGTTATAAGGGTCCTAAACAGGGCTCCTTACAATGTCACCCTCCACTG GCATGGAGTTCGTCAAATGAGAACCCCCTGGGCAGATGGTCCTGAATATGTTACTCAATGCCCGATCCAACCTGGAGGAACTTACACTTACCGCTTCACCATTGAAAATCAGGAGGGTACTCTATGGTGGCACGCTCACAGCAGATGGCTCAGAGCTACCGTCTACGGAGCACTTGTCATCTTCCCTAAGCAAGGATTCGCATATCCCTTTGCGAAACCCAAGCTAGATGTCCCCATTATTCTTG GAGAATGGTGGAAGAGGGACATCATCAGTGTCATGAGACAGGCTCTCTTTACCGGGGCAGCCCCAAATGTTTCTGATGCCTATACAATCAATGGTCAACCCGGTGACCTCTACAGATGCTCCAACCGAG GTACTTTCAAGGTCTATGTGAACTCAGGGGATACAGTTCTCCTGAGAGTCATCAACGCTGCACTCAATCAACAACTCTTCTTCACCATCGCCAACCATCAACTCACTGTTGTTGGTGCTGATGCCTCCTACCTCAAACCCTTTTCAACCAGAGTCATCATGCTCGGACCTGGACAGACCACCGATGTCCTCCTGAATGCTAATCAGCGAGCGGGGCGGTACTATATGGCTGCACGCGCCTACGCCACCGCTCAGGGTGCCCCGTTTGATAACACCACCACTACAGCCATCCTTGAATACAGAAATTCCAGAACAGGGTCATTCTCGAGACCTATTTTGCCTCAGCTTCCAGCCTTCAATGATACAGCCACCACAACCGCATTCACCAGCCAGTTGAGGAGCATTCCTTCCAATTATAAAGTTCCCACTCAGATTGATGACAGCTTGTTCTTTACTGTAGGATTAGGCTTTGTCAACTGCAACCCCGGGCCTAGATGCCAAGGGCCTAACAATACACGCTTTGCGGCTAGCATGAACAATGTCTCCTTTGTGCTCCCCAATAGAACCTCCCTCCTGCAAGCCTATTACCAAAACATACCCGGAATTTACACCTTAGATTTCCCACCAGTTCCGCCTGTCCAATTCAACTATACAGGAACTGTACCGCGATCCCAGTGGCAGCCTGTTTTTGGGACTAAGctatataagctgaaatttggtGCAAATGTACAGATCGTGTTGCAAGACACGGGAATCTTCTCAACAGAGGACCACCCTATTCATCTTCACGGCTACCATTTCTTCGTTGTGGGACAAGGTTTTGGCAACTTCAATCCTCAGACAGATACCGGAAATTTCAACCTTGTTGATCCGCCATCGCGCAATACAATTGATGTACCCGTTGGTGGATGGGCAGTCATCCGCTTCGTGGCCGATAATCCAG GGGTTTGGCTATTCCACTGTCACATTGATTCCCATCTGACTTGGGGCCTGGCTATGTCATTCATCGTTGAGAATGGAAGAGGAGAATTACAGACCGTAGAGCCACCACCAGCTGATCTGCCACGATGCTGA